The following are encoded together in the Sphingorhabdus pulchriflava genome:
- a CDS encoding class I SAM-dependent methyltransferase, which yields MTEFIYTRPETCTACGAGLHLWRQNVRDGVYGVDGIWNLHRCNNSECAASYLDARLSASQLAGFYETYSTHHDPVFAANGTKLIFRQALEWLFHRRLGYRRPKTSTLLATLARFFELVPLLREMALSRVFWLPYVAGGKLVEIGFGNAQTLLQMRELGWEVEGVEFDEMCIRKARALGFNVKQGDFESQDYPDGSMNAVVGSHVIEHVPDPGKLMATIYNKLQPGGRMVLVTPNGASWGCRLMGAYWRGLEVPRHLTIQTPSSLIRHARRAGFKKIELSGTPLGGGILQQSLRLRLGKPINGSGRLPQLFWASLASMIHLLRPQASDEIVMICEK from the coding sequence ATGACCGAGTTTATATATACTAGGCCTGAAACCTGTACCGCTTGCGGGGCGGGGTTGCATTTGTGGAGGCAGAATGTCCGCGATGGCGTTTACGGCGTTGACGGCATTTGGAATTTGCATCGCTGCAACAATAGCGAATGTGCGGCGAGCTATCTCGATGCTCGGCTGTCTGCGTCGCAGCTAGCTGGTTTCTATGAGACTTATAGCACACACCACGACCCAGTATTTGCAGCTAACGGAACAAAATTGATATTTCGACAAGCGCTCGAATGGCTTTTCCACAGGCGCTTGGGGTATCGTCGTCCTAAAACCTCAACATTATTGGCAACGCTGGCGCGTTTTTTCGAGCTAGTACCTCTTCTCCGCGAAATGGCACTGTCGAGGGTTTTTTGGCTTCCATATGTTGCCGGTGGAAAGCTGGTCGAAATCGGTTTCGGCAATGCTCAGACACTTTTACAAATGCGCGAGCTTGGTTGGGAGGTGGAAGGGGTCGAGTTCGATGAAATGTGCATTCGCAAAGCCAGAGCGCTCGGCTTTAATGTCAAACAAGGGGATTTTGAATCCCAAGATTATCCCGACGGTAGCATGAATGCCGTTGTTGGGAGCCATGTGATCGAACATGTTCCTGATCCAGGGAAATTGATGGCAACGATTTACAACAAACTACAACCTGGAGGCCGGATGGTGCTCGTGACGCCTAACGGTGCGTCATGGGGGTGTCGTCTTATGGGTGCTTATTGGCGCGGACTGGAAGTGCCGAGGCACCTGACAATCCAGACGCCTAGCTCGCTAATTCGGCATGCACGGCGTGCGGGGTTTAAAAAAATAGAGCTGTCCGGTACACCGTTAGGTGGAGGCATATTACAGCAGAGCTTACGACTTCGACTGGGCAAGCCAATTAATGGATCTGGTAGACTTCCTCAATTGTTTTGGGCCAGTCTTGCGAGCATGATACATTTGTTGCGCCCTCAGGCATCCGATGAAATTGTAATGATTTGCGAGAAGTAG
- a CDS encoding sugar transferase gives MLKRSFDIVIAVVAIVLLAPFFCLVAILIRLNMGAPVLFKQLRPGMDGKSFMMLKFRTMRDAYGPDGQILSDGERLTKLGKFFRSTSLDELPELWNVFTGEMSLVGPRPLLMEYLPLYSPEQMRRHEVRPGVTGWAQVNGRNALSWEDKFALDVWYVDHQSFWLDMRILLLTIGKVVKREGISGAGEATMSRFEGSKP, from the coding sequence ATGCTAAAAAGGTCTTTTGATATAGTGATTGCAGTTGTGGCAATTGTCCTACTTGCGCCCTTCTTCTGTTTAGTCGCCATTTTGATCCGTCTGAACATGGGCGCGCCTGTTCTTTTTAAGCAGCTGCGTCCGGGTATGGATGGGAAAAGCTTTATGATGCTTAAATTTAGAACTATGCGTGATGCTTATGGGCCTGATGGACAAATACTCTCGGACGGGGAGCGTCTCACCAAACTAGGCAAGTTTTTTCGCTCGACTAGTTTAGATGAATTGCCTGAACTGTGGAATGTTTTTACGGGCGAAATGAGCTTGGTTGGCCCTCGGCCGTTGCTGATGGAGTACTTACCGCTCTACTCCCCCGAGCAGATGCGTCGTCATGAAGTGCGGCCGGGTGTTACTGGATGGGCACAAGTCAACGGACGCAATGCATTGAGTTGGGAAGATAAATTTGCGCTGGATGTGTGGTATGTTGATCACCAAAGTTTTTGGCTCGACATGCGGATTCTGCTGCTGACGATCGGGAAAGTAGTGAAGCGCGAAGGTATCAGCGGCGCGGGAGAAGCCACGATGTCAAGATTTGAGGGCAGCAAGCCATGA
- a CDS encoding acetyltransferase, translating to MNKVIGVYGASGFGREVVPVIRSSSKAAGAQIVFVDDSASIAGPINGHPVYQWLEFLALNSSEKSVVIAIADARVRLLLADRCREAGIPMFDVTASNIFTGDDIQIGEGCILQPFVTLTSNIVIGRCFHANIYSYVAHDCRIGDFVTFAPGVMCNGNVHIADHAYIGTGAVLRQGSPDKPLTIGEGATIGMGAVVTKDVPPGVTVVGNPARILEK from the coding sequence ATGAACAAAGTAATCGGAGTGTATGGCGCAAGCGGTTTCGGTCGGGAAGTGGTTCCTGTCATCAGATCAAGTTCGAAAGCAGCAGGCGCTCAAATAGTATTTGTTGATGACAGCGCCTCAATTGCCGGACCAATAAATGGTCACCCAGTTTATCAATGGCTTGAATTTCTTGCTTTGAACTCATCGGAAAAATCCGTAGTAATCGCAATAGCAGATGCGCGTGTCCGCTTACTGCTTGCCGACCGCTGTCGGGAAGCTGGTATTCCGATGTTTGATGTAACTGCTTCCAATATTTTTACCGGCGATGATATCCAAATCGGAGAAGGCTGCATACTGCAGCCTTTTGTAACATTAACATCGAATATTGTCATTGGTCGTTGTTTTCACGCCAACATTTATTCTTATGTTGCGCACGACTGTAGAATTGGTGACTTCGTCACTTTTGCGCCTGGCGTGATGTGCAATGGCAATGTGCACATTGCTGACCATGCATATATCGGTACCGGTGCGGTGCTAAGGCAAGGCTCGCCGGACAAACCACTCACAATAGGAGAGGGTGCCACAATCGGTATGGGGGCTGTGGTAACAAAAGATGTTCCACCCGGCGTGACCGTGGTGGGTAACCCCGCCCGGATTTTGGAGAAGTAA
- a CDS encoding polysaccharide biosynthesis protein, translated as MPDENSPILITGGTGSFGKTILLQLLQSTDRELRVLSRDEEKQDALRNQLRNPRVRFFIGDVRDRGSVDRAVKGAGAVFHAAALKQVPSCEFFPLEAVRTNILGSENVIRSSIEHKVASLVCLSTDKAVHPINAMGISKAMMEKLAHAAAREIGPSAPTTVSCVRYGNVMYSRGSVIPLFIKQIKAGQPITVTEPDMTRFLMPLRDSVALVRFAFTHARQGDLFIRKAPAATISDLVLALKDLFEVPDHPVEIIGWRHAEKLAETLASAQELSTAEDLGDYWRIQLDGRDLNYSAYFSEGDRMPVQEDFHSHNAERLDREGVKQLLLSLEEIRSELQTWRN; from the coding sequence TTGCCCGACGAAAATAGCCCCATTCTGATCACCGGAGGTACTGGCTCCTTCGGCAAGACAATACTACTTCAATTACTCCAATCCACCGACAGAGAGCTTCGGGTGTTGAGCCGAGACGAGGAGAAACAAGACGCGCTTCGCAACCAATTGCGTAACCCGCGTGTTCGTTTTTTTATAGGCGATGTTCGCGATCGAGGAAGCGTAGATCGCGCGGTCAAGGGTGCAGGGGCTGTTTTTCATGCTGCCGCCCTGAAGCAAGTACCATCGTGCGAGTTCTTCCCACTCGAGGCAGTACGTACAAACATTCTGGGTTCTGAAAACGTAATCCGCTCGTCAATCGAACATAAAGTCGCAAGTCTTGTATGCTTGTCGACTGACAAAGCTGTGCATCCAATCAACGCGATGGGAATTTCCAAAGCAATGATGGAAAAATTGGCGCATGCAGCAGCTCGCGAAATCGGACCCTCTGCGCCCACTACTGTTAGCTGTGTGCGCTACGGTAATGTAATGTACTCCCGCGGTTCAGTAATTCCGTTGTTCATCAAGCAGATTAAGGCTGGGCAACCAATCACAGTGACCGAGCCTGACATGACGCGTTTTTTAATGCCGCTCAGAGATAGTGTGGCACTTGTTCGCTTTGCATTCACACATGCCCGTCAAGGTGATTTGTTTATCCGCAAGGCTCCTGCCGCAACAATTTCGGACTTGGTGCTGGCGCTAAAGGATCTGTTTGAAGTCCCGGATCACCCGGTAGAAATCATTGGGTGGCGTCATGCCGAAAAGCTTGCTGAAACGTTAGCCAGTGCACAAGAACTCTCAACGGCTGAGGACTTGGGCGATTATTGGCGAATTCAGCTGGATGGTCGGGATCTTAATTACTCGGCATATTTCAGCGAAGGCGACCGGATGCCTGTGCAGGAAGATTTCCACTCCCACAATGCGGAACGATTGGATCGCGAGGGCGTCAAACAATTGCTGCTTTCTTTGGAAGAAATTAGAAGTGAGCTTCAAACATGGCGGAATTGA
- a CDS encoding NAD-dependent epimerase/dehydratase family protein codes for MAELKPRKIVVTGASGLLGWQTAARLHAANCAARYRGDVAKFELVLLTRDTFNNDHMLDAAVATSDVIMHFAGMNRGDPSEIEAVNPALAERIALSLRQTGARPHVVYANSTHADFDTPYGRSKKRAADILQACAPSVTNMLLPHIFGECAKPYYNNVTATLIDQLWSGVEPTINVEGQVNLLHAGEAANLAIAKGLNSENCTVAPIGRPMSIVSLFEKLAGFHQAYQANIFPDLTDDFDLALFNSYRTGGYPNYYPIKLAINSDNRGMLFESAKASAGSQTFLSTTLPGRSRGDHFHIDLVERFLVVSGEATIRIRKVLTNEVYSFHVSGDNPVAIDMPPLHTHHIVNDSKKDVVTFFWSHRLFDPSNPDTFADPVLVEQSNP; via the coding sequence ATGGCGGAATTGAAGCCGCGCAAAATCGTTGTGACTGGCGCTAGCGGACTGCTAGGCTGGCAAACTGCGGCGCGTCTTCATGCTGCGAATTGTGCGGCGCGTTATCGTGGCGATGTAGCCAAGTTTGAACTAGTCCTTTTAACGCGCGATACCTTCAATAATGACCATATGTTGGATGCTGCTGTGGCGACATCAGATGTCATAATGCATTTTGCGGGTATGAACCGAGGCGATCCCTCAGAAATTGAGGCAGTAAATCCTGCGTTGGCTGAGCGAATAGCGCTCAGTTTAAGGCAGACTGGCGCAAGACCGCATGTGGTTTACGCGAACAGCACGCACGCGGATTTCGATACGCCTTATGGCAGGTCAAAAAAGCGGGCCGCTGACATTCTGCAAGCCTGCGCACCAAGCGTTACCAATATGCTTCTCCCACACATTTTTGGCGAATGTGCGAAACCTTATTATAACAATGTGACAGCAACTTTAATCGACCAGCTCTGGTCAGGCGTTGAGCCCACAATAAATGTGGAGGGGCAAGTGAACCTACTCCATGCTGGTGAAGCTGCAAATCTTGCTATCGCCAAAGGATTGAATTCGGAGAATTGTACCGTGGCACCCATCGGGCGGCCAATGTCGATTGTATCGCTTTTTGAGAAGTTGGCTGGGTTCCATCAGGCATATCAAGCAAATATATTTCCTGATCTTACCGACGATTTTGATCTAGCGTTATTTAACAGTTATCGAACGGGCGGATATCCAAATTATTATCCAATTAAGCTGGCCATCAATAGCGACAACCGCGGGATGCTGTTTGAATCTGCCAAAGCATCGGCCGGATCCCAAACCTTCTTGTCGACTACACTGCCAGGCCGAAGCCGAGGCGATCATTTTCACATAGATCTCGTTGAGCGGTTCCTTGTTGTGTCAGGCGAAGCGACTATTCGCATTCGCAAAGTGCTGACAAACGAAGTGTATAGTTTTCATGTATCGGGCGATAACCCTGTAGCAATAGACATGCCGCCCTTGCATACGCACCACATCGTCAATGACAGTAAGAAGGACGTTGTGACCTTTTTTTGGTCCCATCGGCTATTTGATCCGTCCAATCCTGACACTTTTGCAGATCCAGTTTTAGTGGAGCAAAGTAACCCGTGA
- a CDS encoding glycosyltransferase family 4 protein has product MFRAPKWKQKSHNEMPSKRHPPRLILLTQWFDPEPTFKGLLFARELRQQGFNVEVVTGFPNYPGGKLYDGYKIRPIQREVIDSIAITRLPIFPSHDRNAIGRTANYVSFFLSAALYLTFFAKRADILYVYHPPLTVGLAAAVAKIFRRTPTVVDIQDMWPDTLRATGMIGNENAVRLVGTACNWLYRQVNHIVVLSPGFKRLLEHRGVPADKVSVIYNWADEASIVSEKLADPFPETQDNKFRLLFAGNMGRAQALSNLIEAAEIVGRKRKDIEFCLLGGGLEVATLKKQVADKKLGNVSFLPHVPMSEVGPYLAHADCMLVHLRNDPLFDITIPSKTQAYMAAGKPIIMAVSGDAAELVKSAKCGLVVDPENPPALADAIMELASLPVEATATMGQNASDFYRSTLSIAKGISLFEKVFRSVIPRTQ; this is encoded by the coding sequence ATGTTCCGAGCGCCAAAATGGAAGCAAAAGAGTCACAACGAGATGCCGTCGAAACGACACCCTCCCCGATTAATTTTGCTCACACAATGGTTTGATCCTGAGCCGACGTTCAAAGGGCTGCTTTTCGCGCGCGAACTGCGCCAACAAGGCTTTAATGTCGAAGTTGTAACAGGGTTCCCCAACTATCCCGGCGGAAAACTGTATGATGGATATAAAATCCGTCCTATACAAAGGGAAGTAATCGATTCAATCGCCATTACACGTCTGCCTATCTTCCCCAGTCATGATCGCAACGCAATTGGTAGAACGGCCAATTATGTAAGTTTTTTCCTGTCTGCCGCACTCTATCTGACGTTTTTCGCCAAACGAGCAGATATTCTATATGTTTATCATCCCCCGTTGACCGTGGGACTTGCCGCAGCAGTGGCTAAAATTTTCAGACGAACGCCAACAGTTGTTGATATCCAGGACATGTGGCCGGATACGCTACGTGCGACAGGCATGATCGGGAATGAAAACGCTGTCAGGCTCGTTGGCACTGCATGTAATTGGCTCTATAGACAGGTTAACCATATAGTTGTGCTATCGCCGGGCTTCAAAAGACTTTTGGAACACCGCGGCGTTCCCGCCGACAAGGTGAGTGTGATTTACAATTGGGCCGATGAAGCTTCGATTGTAAGCGAGAAATTGGCTGATCCGTTTCCGGAAACGCAAGACAACAAATTCAGGCTACTGTTCGCAGGCAATATGGGTCGAGCGCAAGCGCTTTCAAATCTTATTGAGGCAGCGGAAATTGTCGGTCGTAAAAGAAAGGACATAGAATTCTGTCTTTTGGGAGGAGGTCTGGAGGTTGCCACTCTGAAAAAACAAGTGGCTGACAAGAAGCTGGGCAACGTGAGTTTCCTTCCACATGTTCCCATGAGCGAAGTCGGCCCATATCTGGCTCATGCCGATTGTATGCTTGTGCATTTGCGCAATGATCCTTTGTTCGACATCACGATCCCTTCGAAAACGCAGGCTTATATGGCGGCTGGGAAACCTATCATTATGGCCGTTTCAGGGGATGCAGCTGAACTCGTAAAAAGCGCGAAGTGTGGGTTAGTCGTCGATCCCGAAAATCCGCCAGCGTTGGCAGATGCAATAATGGAACTGGCTTCTCTTCCTGTTGAAGCGACAGCAACAATGGGCCAAAATGCTAGTGATTTTTATCGAAGTACCCTTTCGATCGCAAAGGGCATCAGCCTGTTTGAAAAAGTTTTCCGGTCGGTCATTCCGCGGACACAGTAA
- a CDS encoding glycosyltransferase produces the protein MRLLLYAAVPNPEMLCQGFYAAEVDGLRQQPDIVYVDVTNRLGDVWNLEYDGLISYFYSYTAFAALIARIRGKRVIATGGGEQLFRSMAPSFRVYMIRLVLFWLSLFCANRILATSSTDYERMRKVGWFRRSAITLSFHGARAVDLFHRCNFSSDRNPSSMITICGMDTEENIRRKGLLRAIDLLGYVRECDPKASLVVIGRTTCAHVVRNYAATRLCADAVKFVGYVSEEEKLLLLKNSRYYIQLSEYEGFGIGALEAMAMGCQVIHSNVGGLKDTVAQYGIILPLDSAPEVDVSQPYNIDDWPEFESHMAQFTVNRRASAILDALKFL, from the coding sequence GTGAGACTTCTACTTTATGCTGCGGTTCCCAACCCCGAGATGCTATGCCAAGGTTTCTACGCGGCAGAGGTCGATGGGCTTCGTCAGCAACCTGATATTGTATATGTTGATGTAACCAACCGGCTGGGCGATGTATGGAACCTCGAGTATGACGGCCTGATCAGCTATTTTTATTCTTACACGGCATTCGCTGCCTTGATTGCTCGAATAAGAGGAAAACGCGTAATTGCTACTGGTGGCGGCGAACAACTGTTTCGTTCAATGGCACCTAGTTTTCGCGTTTACATGATCCGTTTGGTTCTATTCTGGCTTTCGTTATTTTGCGCAAATCGAATTCTGGCAACCTCATCGACAGACTATGAGCGCATGCGCAAAGTCGGATGGTTTCGTCGCTCGGCAATCACCCTCAGCTTTCATGGCGCACGCGCCGTAGATCTGTTCCATCGATGCAATTTTTCGTCTGACCGCAATCCTAGTTCAATGATTACGATTTGTGGGATGGACACTGAGGAGAATATCCGACGTAAAGGTCTATTGCGGGCGATTGATTTATTGGGATATGTGCGCGAATGTGATCCAAAGGCGTCTCTTGTGGTGATTGGACGTACTACCTGCGCGCACGTTGTCCGCAACTATGCCGCAACTCGCTTATGCGCCGACGCAGTAAAATTTGTTGGCTATGTTTCGGAGGAAGAAAAGCTTCTTCTGCTCAAGAATTCTCGCTACTATATCCAATTGTCAGAGTATGAAGGCTTTGGAATCGGTGCGCTAGAAGCGATGGCGATGGGTTGCCAAGTCATTCATAGTAATGTCGGCGGCCTAAAAGATACCGTTGCCCAATATGGGATCATTCTGCCGCTGGACAGCGCCCCGGAAGTTGATGTTAGTCAGCCATATAATATCGATGACTGGCCTGAATTTGAGAGTCACATGGCCCAATTTACAGTCAATCGGAGGGCGAGTGCGATCCTTGATGCGCTGAAGTTTTTATGA
- a CDS encoding glycosyltransferase family 2 protein: MSDAQFGNRRLDVRISVIIVNWRASAETVAAVSSLSGQSLAPSRIYVVDNGSGDGSLEQMEAALSGQDNVMLLANADNLGFGGGCNRALAEALKDGCDFVWLLNNDARPASDCLAALVAAAAGDPAMGMVGSWLTDPNHPGQDHSGSWMRPWLMSCGSVCTVSDLASHRYSWVTAASVLIRTEALAQVGLFDENFFMYWEDADLSMRIRSAGYRIAIADNAVVVHSAGTSSTGIPVQRYLWHYSSQKLWLRKHHSQPRLAMALLRLKFLAKAVIDGDLRRFAALVRRP; the protein is encoded by the coding sequence ATGTCTGATGCGCAGTTTGGAAACAGGCGGCTGGACGTTCGCATCTCGGTTATCATCGTAAATTGGCGTGCATCTGCCGAAACAGTGGCTGCAGTCAGCAGTCTGAGCGGGCAAAGTCTCGCACCTTCCCGCATCTATGTTGTGGACAACGGCAGTGGCGACGGTTCGCTAGAGCAGATGGAGGCCGCGCTTTCGGGTCAAGACAATGTTATGTTGCTTGCGAATGCTGACAACCTCGGCTTCGGGGGCGGATGCAACCGTGCCTTGGCTGAAGCTCTAAAAGATGGGTGCGATTTCGTTTGGCTTCTTAACAACGATGCTCGCCCGGCCTCTGATTGCCTCGCAGCCTTAGTTGCGGCGGCGGCTGGCGATCCTGCAATGGGCATGGTCGGCTCTTGGCTTACAGATCCGAACCACCCCGGCCAAGACCATTCGGGGAGCTGGATGCGACCCTGGTTGATGAGTTGTGGCTCAGTATGCACTGTTAGCGACCTCGCTAGCCATCGTTATAGCTGGGTTACCGCAGCTTCAGTCCTGATCCGTACAGAGGCATTGGCCCAAGTAGGTCTGTTTGATGAGAATTTTTTTATGTATTGGGAGGATGCCGACCTCTCAATGCGCATTCGGTCCGCCGGATATCGCATCGCTATCGCTGATAATGCGGTGGTAGTGCATAGCGCAGGGACGAGTTCCACAGGAATCCCGGTTCAACGATATTTATGGCATTATAGCTCGCAAAAACTATGGCTGCGCAAGCATCATTCACAACCTCGCCTTGCGATGGCGCTTCTAAGACTCAAGTTTCTTGCGAAAGCTGTTATTGATGGAGACCTGAGGAGGTTTGCGGCGCTTGTTCGCCGCCCATAG
- a CDS encoding DegT/DnrJ/EryC1/StrS family aminotransferase: MLNTSLAPWPSFSEEEAEAVTSVLRSNRVNYWTGQEGRQFEREFAAWSRTDYAIALANGTLALDLALQGLGIGSAYGGKPTDEVVVTPRTFIASISCVVNAGARPVFADVNSNSGLITSETIESVLTENTRAIIPVHLAGWPCDMDAIMRLAKDRNLKVIEDCAQAHGASFRGQPVGSMGDVGAWSFCQDKIITTGGEGGMVTCNDEALWSRMWSFKDHGKSWDAVYNRQHQPGFRWLHESIGTNWRMLEIQAVIGRIQLRRMEEWHNRRTEIANAIARVLVEFPGGIRVPLPEPEHTHAFYRLYAYVEPTKLKSGWSRDRIVEACVAAGAPVYQGSCSEVYLEKAFEGTLWRPEERLPVAKGLGETSLMFLTHPTITDEQLSLYCETIQAVLEEATA, encoded by the coding sequence ATGCTCAATACAAGCCTCGCCCCATGGCCGAGCTTTTCCGAAGAGGAGGCTGAAGCAGTCACCTCTGTGCTGCGATCAAACCGGGTTAACTATTGGACCGGCCAAGAGGGCCGTCAATTTGAACGTGAGTTTGCTGCGTGGTCGCGAACGGATTACGCAATTGCATTGGCAAATGGGACACTCGCGCTTGATCTTGCGTTGCAGGGTCTTGGTATAGGCTCGGCATATGGCGGCAAACCGACCGATGAAGTCGTCGTTACGCCGCGTACCTTCATAGCTTCGATAAGTTGTGTTGTGAATGCTGGCGCTCGTCCGGTATTTGCTGACGTTAACAGTAACAGTGGCTTAATAACTTCTGAGACCATTGAATCTGTACTTACCGAAAACACGCGTGCAATAATACCTGTCCACCTTGCCGGCTGGCCTTGCGACATGGATGCGATCATGCGTTTGGCAAAAGACCGCAATCTGAAGGTCATTGAAGACTGCGCCCAAGCGCATGGCGCTAGTTTTCGCGGTCAACCCGTTGGTTCGATGGGTGATGTAGGAGCATGGTCTTTCTGCCAGGACAAGATAATAACTACCGGCGGAGAAGGCGGGATGGTTACTTGTAATGACGAGGCGCTGTGGTCTCGCATGTGGTCCTTTAAGGATCATGGTAAAAGCTGGGATGCCGTTTACAATCGCCAGCACCAACCCGGTTTTCGCTGGTTACATGAAAGTATCGGAACGAATTGGCGCATGCTGGAAATACAGGCGGTGATCGGCCGGATTCAATTGCGCCGTATGGAAGAATGGCACAACCGCCGAACGGAGATTGCGAATGCAATAGCTCGCGTTTTGGTGGAGTTTCCCGGCGGAATAAGAGTGCCGTTGCCGGAACCTGAACATACGCATGCATTCTATCGGCTATATGCTTATGTCGAACCCACTAAGCTCAAAAGTGGCTGGTCGCGGGACCGAATTGTAGAGGCTTGCGTTGCTGCCGGTGCGCCTGTGTATCAAGGTAGTTGTTCGGAAGTGTATCTGGAGAAAGCATTCGAAGGGACGCTGTGGCGCCCAGAAGAACGTTTGCCGGTAGCGAAAGGGTTGGGCGAAACCAGCCTGATGTTTCTAACACATCCTACGATCACCGACGAACAACTGTCACTGTATTGCGAAACAATCCAAGCTGTTTTGGAAGAAGCCACTGCTTAA
- the wecB gene encoding non-hydrolyzing UDP-N-acetylglucosamine 2-epimerase, producing MSKLKVTTILGTRPEIIRLSRVIAQLDKLTEHRLVHTGQNWDFELNEVFFNDLGVRKPDNFLGVDTSSLGSVLGGILVETERELRANRPDAILVLGDTNSAISAIMARRMKIPIYHMEAGNRSFDRNVPEETNRRLVDHISDFNLVYTEHARRHLLSEGIPHRRIYLTGSPMREVLDYYLPQIEASDILSRLGLMRGGYFIVSMHREENVDSKDRLRALVSTLNSIAETYDQPVIVSTHPRTRNRLDALEDAVLDPRVQYMKPFGFHDYNHLQMHAHCAISDSGTIAEESSILDFPAITPRDAIERPEAMDTGNIIVTGLDEHTILESMAAALAIHSERVSAGKRLVTPSDYQIANTSDRVVKLILGTARLSNKWDGIRMHDYV from the coding sequence GTGAGTAAACTTAAAGTCACCACGATTCTGGGAACGCGACCCGAGATAATACGCCTGTCGCGTGTCATTGCGCAGCTGGATAAGCTCACTGAGCATCGCCTCGTTCATACCGGTCAAAACTGGGACTTCGAGTTGAACGAGGTTTTCTTCAACGATTTGGGAGTGCGCAAACCCGATAACTTCCTAGGCGTTGACACTTCTAGCTTGGGGAGCGTTTTAGGCGGCATCCTTGTTGAAACCGAGAGGGAATTAAGGGCCAATCGCCCCGATGCAATCTTGGTACTTGGGGATACGAATAGCGCAATTTCAGCGATTATGGCGCGCCGTATGAAGATACCAATCTACCACATGGAGGCAGGCAATCGCAGTTTTGATCGAAATGTACCTGAGGAAACTAACCGGCGGCTGGTCGATCACATATCGGATTTCAATCTTGTCTATACAGAGCATGCGCGTCGACATCTGTTGAGTGAGGGAATTCCACACCGTCGTATCTATCTCACTGGCTCGCCGATGAGGGAAGTGCTCGATTATTACCTCCCACAGATCGAAGCCTCGGACATTCTTTCACGCCTCGGCCTAATGCGTGGCGGCTATTTTATCGTCTCGATGCATCGTGAAGAGAATGTCGACAGCAAGGATCGCCTTAGAGCACTTGTCAGTACGCTTAATTCAATCGCAGAGACCTATGACCAGCCTGTCATAGTCTCGACCCATCCACGCACCCGCAACCGCCTCGACGCACTAGAAGATGCTGTTCTCGACCCACGCGTCCAATATATGAAGCCTTTTGGCTTCCACGACTACAATCACCTCCAAATGCACGCGCACTGCGCCATCTCGGACAGCGGGACAATCGCCGAAGAAAGTTCGATACTCGACTTTCCTGCAATCACTCCACGTGACGCAATCGAACGGCCCGAGGCGATGGATACCGGCAACATCATAGTGACAGGCCTTGATGAGCACACGATTTTGGAATCAATGGCTGCAGCGTTGGCTATCCATTCAGAGCGTGTTTCCGCTGGGAAGCGTCTAGTTACTCCTTCGGATTATCAAATCGCAAACACAAGCGATCGAGTTGTAAAGCTAATTCTTGGGACTGCGCGACTGTCGAACAAGTGGGATGGCATCCGCATGCACGACTATGTCTGA